CCCCCGGCATGTCAATGGGGTTCCAGGCCTGAAACACGGCCGGGTAATCCCGAGCGGCTATCAAGTCTTTCAAATGGCGTCGGGACAGGCGTTCGACTGTGGTATCGGCCGCGACCAGGGAGGGCAGTGCGCAAAGGCAAAACAGGGAGAGGATGCTTTTCATGGGGAAATCAAAATACGAGATAGATCAGGCCGAGCGTCCCACAGAAGAGCGCGAGCCAGAGGTTGAAACTTTGCCACAGCGGCCGACCTTCGGCCCCGGTGTCGACGCCCGCAACCCGTTCGGTCAGCACGGCCAGCCGGTCCGGCGGCGGCGGCGGCGTGAGCCAGCTGACGCCGAAGAGCACCGCCGTGTTGAATACGAAAAACAGCGGTAGCATTTCATAAAAGTGCAATGCCGTCAGCCAGCCCGGCAGGCTGGCTTTCGTGGCAGGCAGCGAGGTTGCCACCACATAGGCGAGACCGAGCAACGAACCGATGCCCAGACAAGCGATCGCCCCTTGGGCGTTTACACGCGTTGAGAAACGGCCAAAGAGGAAGCACAAACCCACAGGCAGCAGAAGGAAGCCGCCTAGGCGCAGGATGAACGGATAGATCGTCCCGAGGTTTTGGTAATGCGGAGCCACCACCACCGCAAAGACCACCAACGCGGCCCCAGTCCACTTCCCGATGCGCAATCCAGTTGCCTCTGTGGGCTTCTTCGCTATCGACGGATAGATGTCGGCGGCCACGACGCAGGCCACGGCGTTCACGCTGGAATCGGCCGAAGACATCAAAGCTGCCAGCATGCCTGCAAGGACCAGACCGGACAGACCCACGGGCAAGATTTCGCGCGCAAGCGCCGCATAGGTCGCGTCGCCGGTCGCCTGGGGTAGCAGGACAACCGCGGCGATGCCGGGCAAAGCAAACAGAGGGATCGCGAGAAACTTGAGCCAAGCGGCAAAGAGCATGCCCTGGCGTGCGTGATATTCGTTCTGCGCCCCCAGAACCCTTTGGAGAATATGGATACTACAGAACGCGAAGTAGCAGGAGTGAAGCGCGATACCTGGCAAAGCGGTCCAGGGCATCGCCGTGCCCCGCGGAAGCAGCAATTCGAAATGAGTCGTTCCCAACTGCGCATGAAGCGCCGACCAACCGCCTGCCCGGTCCACCGCCATGTAGGAAAGCAACATGCCGCCCACGAGCAGCAGGCCGAGCTGAACCACATCGGTCTTCACGACCGCGGTCAGACCACCGAGCACCGAGTAAAGTCCTACCGTCAGTCCAATGATCAAACAGGCCAGAGGCAGGTGCTCATTGCCGAAACCAAACATTCCGAGCAACGCAAGCCCACCAATGTAGTAGCCGGTGGGTTGCTGCAGCACGCTTTGCACAAGGTAGACCCAACCGAATACCTGTCTTGCGGCCGGCCCATAGCGCCGGGCCAAGAACTCAGGCATCGTGAACAACCGGCTGCGGATGTAGATGGGCACAAAAAACAGTGCCGAGATCGCCATCAATAAACCGCCCACCAGGTCGTTGTTGATCGACGCCAGTCCGATATCCCGCGACATGCCGCTCACGCTCATGAACTGCGTGATCGAGATATTGGTGGCGAAGACCGAGCACCCGATCGAGAACCAGCCAAATTTCCTCCCTCCGAGAAAGTAACCCTCCTGGGTGCCGGACTCTTTCCGCCCTATCCAAATGCCAAAGACGGTGATGGCGATGAGGTAGGTGGCGCAGATGCCGAGATCGATCAATTGATGGCTGGTCACGGATATTTGGGGATGGGGGTTTGCGCATCGTGTCTTTCCCGTGGCCTCCGACAATGGAATCGCTGTATTACGGTGAGAATGCCTGCGGACTGGAGGTGGCATCTGACGAAGATCAGCGTGCGTATCCCCACCCCATGCCCCGATTACTTCTCCCCGTATTGCTTGTGCTGTTTTGCGCAGTTGTCGCCGTCGCCGCTCCCACTCGCCGCTCCAACATTCTTATCGCCCTCGCCGACGACTGGTCTTTCCCCCATGCAAGTGCGTATGGCACGCGCTGGGTCAACACGCCCAACTTCGATCGCGTCGCCCGAGAGGGTGTGCTTTTCTCCAACGCCTATACGCCTGTCGCCAAATGCTCGGCGTCGCGCGCCACACTGCTGCTTGGTCGCAACCCCTGGCAAAGTGGCGCCGCCTTTGTGCATTGGAACTATTTCCCCCCGGAGTATCGCTCCTATCCCGAAGCATTGGCTGCAGCCGGCTACGCCATCGGATTCACGGGCAAAGGCTGGTCACCGGGTGTGGCCCGCTTTCCCGACGGTTCCCCCCGAAACGTGCTCGGACCGGGATTCCAGGCTCGCAAGCTTCAGCCACCAACTCGGGGAATCGCCAACGTGGATTACGCGGGCAACCTCTCGGACTTCCTGGACCAGGTGCCTGCCGATAGTCCCTGGTGCTTCTGGTATGGAGGCAACGAACCGCACCGCGCCTACGAATTTCGCTCCGGCGTCAACAAGGGCGGAAAATCCCTCGATCAAATCGACCGCGTGCCGGGCTACTGGCCGGATCACCCCGATGTCCGCCACGACCTCCTTGATTACGCGATGGAGATTGAGCACTTCGACACCCAACTTGGCGCCATCCTCGAAGAACTCGCCCGACGAGGAGAACTGGATAACACGCTCGTCATCGTCACAGCGGACAACGGCATGCCCTTCCCGCGGGTGAAGGGCCAGGTCTATGAGGCGGCCTCGCACCTGCCGCTGGCCATCCGCTGGCCTGCCGGCATACCCCATCCGGGGCGCACCGTCACGGACTTCGTCTCCTTCATCGACCTGGCCCCCACGGTGCTGGCTGCGGCAGGAATCCTCCCGGAAGCCTCGGGCATGGCAGCCTTTGCCGGACGGGATTTGAGCCCCCTCCTCGCCAGCAACTCGAACGGCCGCGTGGACCCCAGCCGCGACCATGTGATGCTGGGCCGCGAACGCCACGATCCGGGCCGGCCACACAATGCCGGCTACCCCGTGCGGGCGATCGTGACCGACGGCTACCTCTTCCTCCACAACTTCGCTCCTGAGCGCTGGCCCTCCGGCAATCCCGAGACCGGTTACCTCGATACGGACGCAGCCGCGACCCGCGACGTGCTGTTGCAGACCCGGCGCGCTCAGGGGGTGACCAACCCGCACTGGGAACTGAACTTCGGGCTGCGCCCCGCCGACGAGCTCTACGCGCTCGCCGACGATCCTGACAACATCCGCAACCTTGCCCTGCTGCCCGGCCATGCCGCCCAGTTGGAAAGCCTGCGCCGGCGCCTCTTCGACGCCCTGCGTGCGGAGGGCGATCCGCGCCTGACCGGAAATGACCCCGATTTCTTCGACCGCTACCCCTTCGCCAACGAGGCCTTCAACGACCTCTACGAACGCTGGCAGCGGGGCGATCTAAAACTCCCCCACTGGGCAGATCCCGAACCACGCTAAGAAGAACCGCAGCGATTCAAAGCGTCTTGCAGATCGAGGATGTCAAAAGGCTTTTCGAAAATTGCCTGTATTCGCAACTCATCGATCCGACTCCGGTGCGAGCCGATGAGAAAGGCGCCCTTAATAATCACCGGCAGGTGACATTTCTCCGTGCGAAGCTTGGCTACCATGTCCTAGCCACTTCGCCCAGGCATTTTGATATCCGTCACGAACAGATCAAAAGTCCTTCCCTCTGAGCGGCAGCATTTTTCGCTCTTGATGCCATCCTGTGCGGTCACGTCGAAATGGCCAGGACCGGATGCGTTACGTTCCTACACGTCGTGCATCGCGCCCACATTTCTCGCGGGACATTGTGCCATGCCCCTCCCATCTATGCTCCTGCTTTCACGTCTTCTGCTACTATTCGTGATACCGCTGGCGGGCTTTGCCTCTGCGCGTCCCAATTTCGTGATGATCGCCATTGACGATCTGAACCACTACACCACGCCCCACCTCGATCAGCCCGACAATTTTCTTCGCCGAGTATACTCCGATCCAAAGCGACTGGCGGAGATCGGCCGCCGTCTGACGCCCAACCTTCAGCGACTTGCCAGCCAATCACTGTCCTTCAGCCGGGCCTATTGTGCGTCCGCCCTGTGCGGCCCTTCCCGCACCGCCCTGCTGGGCGGCATCCCTCCCCATCTATCGGGCTACTACCAGCACAATGAACATTTTCGCCACAATCCTGCGCTGAAGGAGGTCGTCACCCTCCCTCAATATCTAAAGACTCAGGGCTGGTTCACGACCGGGCTCGGCAAGGTTTTTCACAAGCAAATGGTCGAAATGCGCGATGGCGTGCGACAGGATTGGCCAGACTCAGACTACTCCTGGACTCGCTGGGTTGAACGCCGTGTCGGGGCGAACGCCGACCAGGGCATGGCCGAGCACCACGGACGCAGCGACCCGGTGCCGGCCGCGCGCCGCACGCTTTCTCCCTATAGTCCGAACGACGGCCTTTTCACCTTCGGGGTGTCGCACATCCCCGTGGAGGAAACCTTCGATTTCCAAAACGCCCGCTTCGCGGCAGACTTGATCGCGAAGGGCCGCGCCAGCATTATTGACGGTCGCGGCCAGCCGACCGAGGTGGTGTTGCCTCCCGATCAACCGTTCTTCCTCGGCCTCGGTCTCTTT
This DNA window, taken from Oleiharenicola lentus, encodes the following:
- a CDS encoding sulfatase family protein, which translates into the protein MPRLLLPVLLVLFCAVVAVAAPTRRSNILIALADDWSFPHASAYGTRWVNTPNFDRVAREGVLFSNAYTPVAKCSASRATLLLGRNPWQSGAAFVHWNYFPPEYRSYPEALAAAGYAIGFTGKGWSPGVARFPDGSPRNVLGPGFQARKLQPPTRGIANVDYAGNLSDFLDQVPADSPWCFWYGGNEPHRAYEFRSGVNKGGKSLDQIDRVPGYWPDHPDVRHDLLDYAMEIEHFDTQLGAILEELARRGELDNTLVIVTADNGMPFPRVKGQVYEAASHLPLAIRWPAGIPHPGRTVTDFVSFIDLAPTVLAAAGILPEASGMAAFAGRDLSPLLASNSNGRVDPSRDHVMLGRERHDPGRPHNAGYPVRAIVTDGYLFLHNFAPERWPSGNPETGYLDTDAAATRDVLLQTRRAQGVTNPHWELNFGLRPADELYALADDPDNIRNLALLPGHAAQLESLRRRLFDALRAEGDPRLTGNDPDFFDRYPFANEAFNDLYERWQRGDLKLPHWADPEPR
- a CDS encoding sodium:solute symporter family transporter, whose amino-acid sequence is MTSHQLIDLGICATYLIAITVFGIWIGRKESGTQEGYFLGGRKFGWFSIGCSVFATNISITQFMSVSGMSRDIGLASINNDLVGGLLMAISALFFVPIYIRSRLFTMPEFLARRYGPAARQVFGWVYLVQSVLQQPTGYYIGGLALLGMFGFGNEHLPLACLIIGLTVGLYSVLGGLTAVVKTDVVQLGLLLVGGMLLSYMAVDRAGGWSALHAQLGTTHFELLLPRGTAMPWTALPGIALHSCYFAFCSIHILQRVLGAQNEYHARQGMLFAAWLKFLAIPLFALPGIAAVVLLPQATGDATYAALAREILPVGLSGLVLAGMLAALMSSADSSVNAVACVVAADIYPSIAKKPTEATGLRIGKWTGAALVVFAVVVAPHYQNLGTIYPFILRLGGFLLLPVGLCFLFGRFSTRVNAQGAIACLGIGSLLGLAYVVATSLPATKASLPGWLTALHFYEMLPLFFVFNTAVLFGVSWLTPPPPPDRLAVLTERVAGVDTGAEGRPLWQSFNLWLALFCGTLGLIYLVF